TGAAGTAAATTTTTCAAAGATTAATAATGATTAAATAGAGAACCGGAAGCAGCCTGCAGATCTCTTCCCTTCTGTGGCCATCGCTGAAGCGCCGTCGGCCAAAATGAAGTTCAATCCCTTTGTGACTTCTGACCGAAGCAAGAATCGAAAGAGGCATTTCAATGCGCCTTCCCACATTCGCAGGAAAATTATGTCTTCTCCTCTTTCTAAAGAGCTAAGACAGAAGTACAACGTTCGATCCATGCCCATCCGAAAGGATGATGAAGTTCAGGTTGTACGAGGGCACTACAAAGGGCAGCAAACTGGCAAAGTAGTCCAGGTGTACAGGAAGAAATACGTCATCTACATTGAACGAGTGCAGCGGGAGAAGGCTAACGGCACAACTGTCCATGTGGGCATTCACCCCAGCAAGGTGGTTATCACCAGACTAAAACTGGACAAAGACCGCAAAAAGATCCTCGAACGTAAAGCCAAATCTCGCCaagtaggaaaggaaaagggcaaatataaggaagaaacaaaaaaagaaaaaaaaaaaaggaagaaacaattgagaagatgcaggaaTAAAGTCATCTTGTCTACAGCTTTCATTAAAAAccgttaaaatgaaaaaaaaaaaaagattaaataatataTCTACAAACTAAAAACAATAAGTAATaacctaaataaaattaaattctattaaataaattttaaaaaataaatggttaaGTTAAAGGTTAATAAAGATAGTTAAATAAGTAAGCATGTTTCATTATTTGATAAAGAAAGCGTATCACTTGATGCAGGCACACTGaacaaataacaaaaagataACATCGCTACTAGCTATTCACTGGCCACGTGCACTATCCAACAAAGTTGGCCCATATTCACCCTGGTCGAGTCTACTAAACAAAATGATCAGAGCTTATCACTTGTACTAACAATCAGCTGTCATACCAAATATAGTCAAAAGATGAAACCCTTAGATActacaaaagaaagaagaaaaaaagaaattttttcattaaataaaggaggaaaatgaatggaGAATACAGATTTAGCATGCTGGAAGGTTGAGTGAGTATTCAAAATAAGCTActtcaattcaacaaatatgtagaTTCTATGTGCCAAATTTCatgttttcaaagaaaactaaaaaataagacaacaacCTTTGCTCTCAAGGCGTTTTTAGTCtaacaggagagaaaaataagtaaacagtTTTAACTTAATGATTACTATGAAAGAAATACATATGGAAGAAAGGAATTAGCTGTGATGTTACCTATTCCAGGACTCCTAAGGGACAGGTTGTACTTTGAAAAATCAGTAGGAATTAATTAAAACTTCAGAAGGAAAGGAATTCTAGACAGACATCAGCATGATCAAAGACACACAAGGAATGAAAACAGTCCTGGGTGTGCAGCTGGAATACAGTTTGTTATTATGGAAAGGTGAGGCACAGTGATGAGAGATGCAAtttgagaaataaatagaaagaagaTCACAAAAGTTACATAAGGCTAATGAGGAAGTTTGGTCTTTATCCTTTCAGTGACAGGAAACTAATGAAGGGTTTTAACCAAGATTTGAGTGTTAAGATACATCACTCTGGTGTCAGTGTGGATGACAGATTTAAAGATGTTAGGtctggaggaagggagaaaaatgaagactAACCTATCAGTTTTCTGAGGATGGTTGCCATGTCTGATTTGCctctgtatccccagtgcctagcacataggaGCCTAATAAATGTTTGtcaaaagaatgaaggcagggaatttcctgggagtccagtggttaagactccacactgccaatgcaggagacaagggttcaatccctaaacaaggaact
Above is a genomic segment from Dama dama isolate Ldn47 chromosome 15, ASM3311817v1, whole genome shotgun sequence containing:
- the LOC133070573 gene encoding large ribosomal subunit protein uL24-like gives rise to the protein MKFNPFVTSDRSKNRKRHFNAPSHIRRKIMSSPLSKELRQKYNVRSMPIRKDDEVQVVRGHYKGQQTGKVVQVYRKKYVIYIERVQREKANGTTVHVGIHPSKVVITRLKLDKDRKKILERKAKSRQVGKEKGKYKEETKKEKKKRKKQLRRCRNKVILSTAFIKNR